The DNA segment GGGCGTTCTCCAGCGCCAGATCCGCCGCGGCCATCGCGAAGTGCGTGAACCGGTCGGTCTGCACCAGGAACCGCTCCTCGACCGCCGCCGGGTCGAACGCGCGGACCTCACCGGCCACCTTCAGCGGAAGATGCTCGCAACCCTCCCGGGAGACCCGGTCGAGCACGCTCAGCCCCTCCTGCGTGGCCTTCCAGAAGCTGTCCGTACTGGTGCCGTTGGGCGCGATCACACCGATACCGGTGACGGCCGCGCGCCGTTCATGCGGTGCACTCATCGAGTCCTCACTCCCTCGGCCGGGTCAGGATCACCGCGGACTGGAAACCCCCGAACCCGCTGCCCACCGACAACACGCCGGACAGCTTCCGCTCACGTGCCGTCCGCGGCACGTAGTCCAGGTCGCACTCGGGATCGGGAACCTCGTAGTTCGCGGTCGGCGGTATCGCCTGCTTGGCCATCGCCAGCACGCACGCCACCACCTCGATCGCCCCGATCGCCCCCAGCGAATGCCCCACCATCGACTTGATGGAGCTCATCGGGGTGTCGTACGCGTGGCTCCCCAGCGCCCGCTTCACCGCCGCCGTCTCATGGCGGTCGTTCTGCCGGGTGCCCGAGCCGTGCGCGTTCACGTAGTCGATCGCCGTCGGGTCCAGCCGGGCCTGGTCCAGCGCCGTCTCGATCGCCCGCGCCATCTCCAGGCCCTCACTGGTCAGACCCGTCATGTGGTACGCGTTGCCGAACGTGGCGTAACCGCTCAGCTCGCAGTACACATGAGCACCACGGGCCCGCGCGTGCTCCAGCTCCTCCAGCACCAGCACTGCGCCGCCCTCACCCATGACGAACCCGTCACGGTTGTTGTCGAAGGGCCGCGAGGCGTGCGCCGGATCGTCGTTGTTCGGGGACGTCGCCTTGATCGCGTCGAAGCACGCCATCGTGATCGGCGAGATCGGCGAGTCGGAGGCACCCGCCAGGCATATGTCCGCCCGGCCCTCCTGCACCGTGTGGAAGGCGTACCCCACCGCGTCCAGACCCGACGTGCAGCCCGTCGACACCGTCTGCACCGGACCGCGCGCACCGAACCGCTCCGCCACCGACGACGCCACCGTGCTGGGCGAGAACGCCCGGTGCAGCTGCGGCTGCGCCTGCCCGTGATCCACGTCCCAGCGCTCACCACCATGGCTGACCAGCACGTAGTCGTGCTCCAGCCGGGTGGTGCCGCCGACCGCGGTGCCCACCGACACCGCGATCCGCCACGGATTCTCCTCGGCCAGATCCAGCCCCGAGTCCAGCACCGCCTCGTCGCCGGCGACCAGGGCGAACTGGATGTACCGGTCCGCCCGTTCCACCTGCTCCGCGTTGAGCCCGTACGCCGCCGGATCGAAATCACACTCGGCCGCGATCCTCGACCGCAGACCGGACGGGTCGAAGAAGGTGATGCCCCGCGTCGCCGTACGACCGCCCGAAAGCAGGTCCCAGAACGCCGGGACGCCGATGCCGCCCGGGGCGACGATGCCTATGCCGGTGACCGCCACCCGCCGGCTCATGACGGCACCTGGTCCCCGGCGGCCGACGCGCAGCACGCACCCGCCTGCCCCGGCTCGGTCATCACGGCCGCCGCCCCGATGACCTCCGTCTCCTCGGTGTCCACGTGACCCAGCTGCGGACGCGGAGCCAGCGGACCGAGGTGGAAGACGATCCGCGCCTCCTCGTCACCGACATTGCGGAACCGGTGCCGCATGTGCGCCGGGATCATCAGACCCTGCTCCGGCCGCAGCTCCTGAGGCTCACCGTCCAGGTCGACCTCCAGCCGGCCGGAGACGACGTACACGAACTCCTCGGAGTAGGGGTGGTAGTGCTCACCGATACGGTCACCGGGCTGGATGAGGGCCACACCCATGAAACCGCTGGTGGCACCCACCGTCGCCGGCGTCAGCATGGCGCGCAGATCGCCGCCACGCCGCGTGTTCGGCTCGGTCTCGCTGAGGTTCACGATCTTCGGACGGGGCTTGACCACAACTTCCTCCGTTGGTTGTGCCACCGCCGGCTCTGCCGCGCCGGCGCTTGCGGGAAGGGACGGACCCACCGGCTCAGGCCTCCGGCGAACGGCGGTCGGTGACGAGATCCATCCGGGCGGCCGCACCCGCGAGCAGCTTCTTCGCCTCGGCCGCAGCACGCGCGTCCCGCGGCAGCGCCTCGACGTCCTTGCCGCGCACGTCGACCAGCCGCACCACCACGTCGTCCCGCTGGAACACCGTGCTGCGCAGCACCTCGCTCGACGGGTCCTCCGACGCCGCCTGGTCGCAGCTCGCCAGCAGCTCCGCCAGCCGCATCCCCTGGTCCTGGCGCGCCGGGTAGAACAGCGCCAGCCGCGTCTCCTCCGGCCGCTCCGACGCGCTCACGTGATGCACCGCCGGCAGCGCCGCCCGGGTGAAGAACATCCGGGCCGACTCCTGGTCGTCCAGATCCCGGTCCTGCTCCAGATACGGGTTGATCGCCTCCTCCACCGCCCGCACCTCGGGCTGCTGCGCCACGTGCCGCAGCGCGGCCAGCAGGTCACCACGCACCTCGATGGCCCGCACCACCCGGTTGCCCTGCATGAACAGCGACGTACGGCACAGCCGCGTCGTCTCGTCCACCTGGGCCTCGGGCGAGTCGTAGTCCGCGAGGAGCTTCGCGACCTTCTCCTCGCTGCCCGGCTTCACCGTGAACGTCAGCGCGTGCCGGATCACACCGTCACCGATCCGCGGGTGCGTCTGCAGCCGGCGGTTGCCGGACTTCTCGGCGGCCGACGCGCCACCCGTCTCGCGGACGATGTGGAAGCGCAGCGAACGGGTGTCACGCACGCAGCTGTGCAGCGGCTCCACCATCCGCACGTGCTCCTCACTGTTCACCCACGTGAGGAACGGCGGAGCACTCTCCCACTCACTCGTGATGAGCCACTGGGACGGGTTCTCGATCGACTGGCACAGCTGGTCGCTCACGTGCCCCGGCA comes from the Streptomyces sp. NBC_00820 genome and includes:
- a CDS encoding beta-ketoacyl-[acyl-carrier-protein] synthase family protein, with amino-acid sequence MSRRVAVTGIGIVAPGGIGVPAFWDLLSGGRTATRGITFFDPSGLRSRIAAECDFDPAAYGLNAEQVERADRYIQFALVAGDEAVLDSGLDLAEENPWRIAVSVGTAVGGTTRLEHDYVLVSHGGERWDVDHGQAQPQLHRAFSPSTVASSVAERFGARGPVQTVSTGCTSGLDAVGYAFHTVQEGRADICLAGASDSPISPITMACFDAIKATSPNNDDPAHASRPFDNNRDGFVMGEGGAVLVLEELEHARARGAHVYCELSGYATFGNAYHMTGLTSEGLEMARAIETALDQARLDPTAIDYVNAHGSGTRQNDRHETAAVKRALGSHAYDTPMSSIKSMVGHSLGAIGAIEVVACVLAMAKQAIPPTANYEVPDPECDLDYVPRTARERKLSGVLSVGSGFGGFQSAVILTRPRE
- a CDS encoding cupin domain-containing protein, with the translated sequence MVKPRPKIVNLSETEPNTRRGGDLRAMLTPATVGATSGFMGVALIQPGDRIGEHYHPYSEEFVYVVSGRLEVDLDGEPQELRPEQGLMIPAHMRHRFRNVGDEEARIVFHLGPLAPRPQLGHVDTEETEVIGAAAVMTEPGQAGACCASAAGDQVPS
- a CDS encoding SchA/CurD-like domain-containing protein, producing MTTTSERLSETLTREVSKRVSQSVFDGSPLRVVLLVDVYDGAQQQFLEAYEQLCAQVASVPGHVSDQLCQSIENPSQWLITSEWESAPPFLTWVNSEEHVRMVEPLHSCVRDTRSLRFHIVRETGGASAAEKSGNRRLQTHPRIGDGVIRHALTFTVKPGSEEKVAKLLADYDSPEAQVDETTRLCRTSLFMQGNRVVRAIEVRGDLLAALRHVAQQPEVRAVEEAINPYLEQDRDLDDQESARMFFTRAALPAVHHVSASERPEETRLALFYPARQDQGMRLAELLASCDQAASEDPSSEVLRSTVFQRDDVVVRLVDVRGKDVEALPRDARAAAEAKKLLAGAAARMDLVTDRRSPEA